One segment of Carya illinoinensis cultivar Pawnee chromosome 1, C.illinoinensisPawnee_v1, whole genome shotgun sequence DNA contains the following:
- the LOC122315727 gene encoding heat stress transcription factor A-5-like, whose amino-acid sequence MDGGPTTSGSGVGGPAPFLIKTYDMVDDSETDEIVSWSSHKASFVVWNPPEFSRLLLPTFFKHNNFSSFIRQLNTYGFRKIDPERWEFANEDFVKDEKHRLKNIHRRKPIHSHSNSQGSVVHPERAALNDEIERLMRERATLEANVLRSKQHRSAAKFHYEDLKQLMDNMERRQEKLLASLDKALQNPSFVEILVQKIESMGFSAYNKKRRLPQVDHSQPVVVNSFVDNHSSSRSGFGNDSHQFSNKVRLELSPAVSDINLVSHSAQSSYEDGACLQRKASNEEPKGGQTRTEGFVFPRELLELSDAGTSFTLKMNSSLSQRVPTNEAPRPQHLQPSLDSNEEGDSHISFHLNLTLASSPLQVNKSPYSERMPQLIQEIGKSRDSKSKTNGEESDTTTTPMRKYQADDTDLSSSQRVPINDQAPAVASVRINDVFWEQFLTERPECLDNEEASSTYRSNPYDEQEGGSSGLGMSGKTKNTEQLTL is encoded by the exons ATGGACGGTGGTCCGACTACGAGCGGTAGCGGAGTTGGTGGTCCAGCGCCGTTTCTGATAAAGACGTACGACATGGTGGACGACTCGGAGACCGACGAGATCGTGTCGTGGAGCTCCCACAAGGCCAGCTTCGTGGTCTGGAACCCGCCCGAGTTCTCCCGCCTCCTCCTCCCCACCTTTTTCAAGCACAACAACTTCTCCAGCTTCATCCGCCAGCTTAATACCTAC GGATTTCGAAAGATTGATCCTGAGAGATGGGAGTTTGCCAATGAAGATTTTGTGAAAGATGAGAAACATCGTCTTAAAAATATCCACCGCAGAAAACCTATTCACAGCCACAGTAATTCTCAAGGTTCTGTGGTGCATCCAGAAAGAGCAGCTCTTAATGACGAGATAGAGAGGCTTATGCGTGAGAGAGCTACACTTGAGGCAAATGTTTTAAGGTCAAAACAACATCGATCAGCTGCAAAGTTTCATTATGAAGACCTAAAACAACTCATGGATAACATGGAGCGGAGGCAGGAGAAGTTGCTGGCCTCCTTGGACAAGGCTCTTCAGAACCCTTCTTTTGTGGAAATTCTTGTTCAGAAAATTGAATCTATGGGTTTCTCAGCATATAATAAGAAAAGACGACTGCCACAGGTTGATCACTCACAGCCAGTTGTAGTGAACAGTTTTGTGGATAACCATAGCAGTTCTAGATCTGGGTTTGGGAATGATTCTCATcaattttcaaataaagtaAGATTAGAGTTATCACCAGCTGTTTCAGACATTAACTTGGTTTCACATAGTGCACAGAGTTCCTATGAAGATGGAGCATGTCTGCAGAGAAAAGCATCCAATGAAGAACCAAAAGGTGGGCAGACCAGAACTGAAGGATTTGTCTTTCCACGTGAATTATTAGAACTCTCAGATGCAGGAACGTCTTTTACTCTAAAAATGAATTCCAGTTTGTCTCAAAGGGTGCCAACCAACGAAGCCCCGAGGCCACAACACTTGCAGCCAAGTTTGGACTCTAATGAAGAAGGCGATAGTCATATTTCCTTCCATTTAAATTTGACCCTGGCATCTTCTCCATTGCAAGTCAACAAAAGTCCTTATTCAGAAAGGATGCCCCAACTAATACAGGAAATTGGAAAGTCCCGAGATTCAAAGTCTAAGACCAATGGTGAAGAATCTGATACGACAACTACTCCTATGAGAAAATATCAAGCTGACGACACAGATTTATCTTCCTCTCAAAGGGTACCAATTAACGATCAAGCGCCTGCAGTGGCTTCTGTTAGAATAAATGACGTCTTTTGGGAACAGTTCCTAACTGAAAGACCAGAATGTTTGGACAATGAAGAGGCAAGTTCTACATATAGATCAAATCCATATGATGAGCAAGAAGGGGGAAGTTCAGGCCTTGGAATGTCCGGAAAGACCAAGAACACAGAGCAGCTAACTCTTTGA